In Topomyia yanbarensis strain Yona2022 chromosome 2, ASM3024719v1, whole genome shotgun sequence, one DNA window encodes the following:
- the LOC131678959 gene encoding myosin heavy chain, muscle isoform X1, which yields MPAQPFLPLPLPPRLNTINQSIMTLRSYKILCIKEVDHIKDGRSAAQIIIDHVQLNEDLYRLGVTKVFFRAGVLGQMEEFRDERLSKIMSWMQSWCRGYLSRKEFKKMQEQRVALEIVQRNLRKYLKLRTWAWWKLWQKVKPLLNVSRVEDQIAKLEEKAQKAQEAFEKEEKLRKELESLNSKLLAEKTALLDSLSGEKGALQEYQEKSAKLTAQKNDLENQLRDTQERLAQEEDARNQLFQTKKKLEQEIGGQKKDAEDLELQIQKIEQDKASKDHQIRNLNDEIAHQDELINKLNKEKKMQGEVNQKTAEELQAAEDKVNHLNKVKAKLEQTLDELEDSLEREKKLRGDVEKAKRKVEGDLKLTQEAVADLERNKKELEQTIMRKDKEISALSAKLEDEQSLVGKLQKQIKELQGRIEELEEEVEAERQARAKAEKQRADLARELEELGERLEEAGGATSAQIELNKKREAELAKLRRDLEEANIQHEGTLANLRKKHNDAVAEMAEQVDQLNKLKTKAEHDRANMYNELNNTRSACDQLAREKAAQEKIAKQLQHTLNEVQGKLDETNRTLNDFDASKKKLSIENSDLLRQLEDAESQVSQLSKIKISLTQQLEDTKRLADEEGRERATLLGKFRNLEHDLDNLREQVEEEAEGKGDIQRQLSKANAEAQLWRSKYESEGVARAEELEEAKRKLQARLAEAEETIESLNQKCIALEKTKQRLSTEVEDLQLEVDRATSIANAAEKKQKAFDKIIGEWKLKVDDLAAELDASQKECRNYSTELFRLKGAYEEGQEQLEAVRRENKNLADEVKDLLDQIGEGGRNIHEIEKSRKRLEAEKDELQAALEEAEAALEQEENKVLRAQLELSQVRQEIDRRIQEKEEEFENTRKNHQRALDSMQASLEAEAKGKAEALRMKKKLEADINELEIALDHANKANAEAQKNIKRYQQQLKDIQSALEEEQRARDDAREQLGISERRANALQNELEESRTLLEQADRGRRQAEQELGDAHEQLNEVSAQNASIAAAKRKLESELQTLHSDLDELLNEAKNSEEKAKKAMVDAARLADELRAEQDHAQTQEKLRKALEQQIKELQVRLDEAETNALKGGKKAIQKLEQRVRELESELDSEQRRHADAQKNLRKSERRIKELTFQSEEDRKNHERMQDLVDKLQQKIKTYKRQIEEAEEIAALNLAKFRKAQQELEEAEERADIAEQAATKFRTKGRAGSVQRGASPAPQRQSALPGFGGFNLPTFDDHAF from the exons GTATTCTTCCGTGCCGGTGTCCTCGGTCAAATGGAGGAATTCCGTGACGAGCGTCTGTCCAAGATCATGTCCTGGATGCAGTCCTGGTGCCGTGGTTACCTGTCCCGTAAGGAGTTCAAGAAGATGCAGGAACAACGCGTTGCCCTGGAGATTGTCCAGCGCAATCTGCGCAAGTACCTGAAACTGCGTACCTGGGCCTGGTGGAAACTGTGGCAGAAGGTCAAGCCGCTGCTTAATGTTTCCCGCGTTGAGGACCAGATTGCC AAACTGGAAGAGAAGGCCCAGAAGGCTCAGGAAGCTTTCGAGAAGGAAGAGAAGCTGCGCAAGGAGCTGGAATCTCTAAACAGCAAACTGCTGGCTGAGAAGACCGCCCTGCTCGATTCGCTGTCCGGTGAGAAGGGTGCCCTCCAGGAGTACCAGGAGAAATCCGCCAAGTTAACCGCCCAGAAGAACGACCTCGAGAACCAGCTGCGCGACACCCAGGAGCGCCTGGCACAGGAGGAAGATGCCCGCAACCAGCTGTTCCAGACCAAGAAGAAGTTGGAGCAGGAAATCGGTGGCCAGAAGAAGGATGCCGAAGATCTGGAACTGCAGATCCAAAAGATCGAGCAGGATAAGGCCTCCAAGGATCACCAGATCCGCAACTTGAACGATGAGATTGCCCACCAGGACGAACTCATCAACAAGTTGAACAAGGAGAAGAAGATGCAGGGTGAGGTCAATCAGAAAACTGCCGAAGAACTGCAGGCCGCCGAAGATAAGGTCAACCATCTGAACAAGGTGAAGGCCAAGCTCGAGCAAACTCTGGATGAACTGGAGGACTCTCTCGAGCGTGAGAAGAAACTGCGCGGTGATGTTGAGAAGGCCAAGCGCAAGGTTGAGGGTGACCTGAAACTAACCCAGGAAGCCGTCGCCGATCTGGAACGCAACAAGAAGGAACTTGAGCAGACCATCATGCGCAAGGACAAGGAAATCTCCGCCCTGTCCGCCAAGCTTGAAGACGAACAGTCCCTGGTCGGCAAACTGCAGAAACAGATCAAGGAACTGCAGGGTCGCATCGAAGAGCTGGAAGAGGAAGTCGAGGCTGAGCGTCAAGCTCGTGCTAAGGCTGAGAAGCAACGTGCCGATCTGGCCCGTGAACTCGAGGAATTGGGTGAGCGTCTTGAGGAAGCTGGCGGTGCTACTTCCGCTCAGATTGAACTGAACAAGAAGCGTGAAGCTGAACTCGCCAAACTACGCCGTGACTTGGAGGAGGCCAACATTCAGCATGAAGGCACTCTGGCCAACCTGCGCAAGAAGCATAACGATGCCGTCGCTGAGATGGCCGAACAGGTCGACCAGCTGAACAAACTGAAAACGAA GGCCGAACACGATCGCGCTAACATGTACAATGAGCTGAACAACACTCGCTCCGCTTGTGATCAGCTTGCCCGCGAAAAG GCCGCCCAAGAGAAGATCGCCAAGCAGCTGCAGCACACCCTGAACGAAGTGCAGGGCAAGCTGGACGAAACCAACCGCACCCTGAACGACTTCGATGCCTCGAAGAAGAAGCTATCCATCGAGAACTCCGACCTGCTCCGCCAGCTGGAGGATGCCGAATCGCAGGTTTCGCAGCTCAGCAAGATCAAGATCTCGCTTACCCAACAGCTCGAGGATACCAAGCGTCTGGCTGATGAGGAAGGCCGTGAACGTGCCACCCTGCTCGGCAAGTTCCGCAATCTGGAGCACGACCTCGACAACCTACGCGAACAGGTTGAGGAGGAAGCTGAAGGCAAGGGAGACATCCAGCGTCAACTCAGCAAGGCCAACGCCGAAGCGCAGTTGTGGCGCAGCAAGTACGAATCGGAGGGTGTTGCCCGCGCCGAGGAACTGGAGGAAGCCAAGAGGAAACTGCAGGCACGCCTCGCCGAAGCCGAGGAGACTATTGAGTCGCTCAACCAGAAGTGCATTGCCCTGGAGAAGACCAAGCAGCGCCTGTCCACCGAAGTCGAAGATCTGCAGCTCGAGGTTGACCGTGCCACCTCGATTGCCAATGCTGCCGAGAAGAAGCAGAAGGCCTTCGACAAGATCATTGGAGAATGGAAACTCAAGGTCGACGATCTGGCCGCCGAGCTGGATGCTTCCCAGAAGGAATGCCGCAACTATTCCACCGAACTGTTCCGTCTCAAGGGTGCCTACGAGGAGGGCCAGGAGCAGCTTGAAGCCGTCCGTCGTGAGAACAAGAATCTGGCCGATGAAGTCAAGGATCTGCTGGACCAAATCGGAGAAGGTGGCCGCAACATTCACGAGATTGAGAAGTCTCGCAAGCGCCTGGAAGCCGAAAAGGACGAACTGCAGGCCGCTCTCGAGGAAGCTGAAGCCGCCCTGGAACAGGAGGAGAACAAGGTTCTGCGCGCTCAGCTCGAACTGTCTCAGGTCCGTCAAGAAATTGACAGACGTATCCAGGAGAAGGAAGAGGAATTCGAAAATACCCGCAAGAACCACCAGCGTGCCCTGGACTCCATGCAAGCCTCCCTCGAAGCCGAAGCCAAGGGTAAGGCTGAGGCCCTGCGCATGAAGAAGAAGTTGGAAGCTGACATTAACGAGCTTGAAATCGCTTTGGACCATGCCAACAAG GCTAACGCTGAGGCCCAGAAGAACATCAAGCGCTACCAGCAACAACTGAAGGACATCCAGAGCGCCCTGGAAGAAGAACAGCGTGCCCGCGATGATGCCCGTGAACAGCTCGGAATCTCCGAACGTCGTGCCAATGCCCTGCAGAACGAACTTGAGGAATCCCGCACCCTACTGGAACAAGCCGACCGTGGCCGTCGCCAGGCTGAACAGGAACTGGGTGATGCTCATGAGCAGTTGAACGAAGTTTCTGCCCAGAACGCTTCGATCGCCGCTGCCAAGAGGAAGCTCGAATCGGAACTGCAAACCCTGCATTCCGATCTGGATGAACTGTTGAACGAAGCCAAGAACTCCGAAGAGAAGGCCAAGAAGGCTATGGTTGATGCTGCCCGTCTGGCTGATGAACTCCGCGCCGAACAGGACCATGCCCAGACCCAGGAGAAACTCCGCAAGGCCCTTGAACAGCAAATCAAGGAACTGCAAGTCCGCCTGGACGAAGCCGAAACCAACGCTCTCAAGGGAGGCAAGAAGGCCATCCAGAAACTGGAACAGCGCGTCCGTGAGCTGGAATCCGAGCTGGACAGCGAGCAGAGAAGACATGCCGATGCCCAGAAGAACCTCCGCAAATCCGAACGTCGCATTAAGGAACTGACCTTCCAGTCGGAGGAAGACCGCAAGAACCACGAACGCATGCAGGACCTCGTCGACAAACTGCAGCAGAAGATCAAGACTTACAAGAGGCAGATCGAGGAAGCCGAAGAGATCGCCGCCCTGAATCTGGCCAAATTCCGCAAGGCTCAGCAAGAACTGGAGGAAGCCGAGGAACGTGCCGACATCGCCGAACAAGCTGCCACCAAATTCCGCACCAAGGGACGTGCCGGTTCGGTGCAGCGTGGTGCTAGCCCAGCA CCCCAGAGACAATCTGCCTTACCCGGATTCGGAGGTTTCAACCTTCCCACATTCGACGACCATGCTTTCTAA
- the LOC131678959 gene encoding myosin heavy chain, muscle isoform X2: MPAQPFLPLPLPPRLNTINQSIMTLRSYKILCIKEVDHIKDGRSAAQIIIDHVQLNEDLYRLGVTKVFFRAGVLGQMEEFRDERLSKIMSWMQSWCRGYLSRKEFKKMQEQRVALEIVQRNLRKYLKLRTWAWWKLWQKVKPLLNVSRVEDQIAKLEEKAQKAQEAFEKEEKLRKELESLNSKLLAEKTALLDSLSGEKGALQEYQEKSAKLTAQKNDLENQLRDTQERLAQEEDARNQLFQTKKKLEQEIGGQKKDAEDLELQIQKIEQDKASKDHQIRNLNDEIAHQDELINKLNKEKKMQGEVNQKTAEELQAAEDKVNHLNKVKAKLEQTLDELEDSLEREKKLRGDVEKAKRKVEGDLKLTQEAVADLERNKKELEQTIMRKDKEISALSAKLEDEQSLVGKLQKQIKELQGRIEELEEEVEAERQARAKAEKQRADLARELEELGERLEEAGGATSAQIELNKKREAELAKLRRDLEEANIQHEGTLANLRKKHNDAVAEMAEQVDQLNKLKTKAEKERGQYFAEMNDSRLSLDHLANEKAAQEKIAKQLQHTLNEVQGKLDETNRTLNDFDASKKKLSIENSDLLRQLEDAESQVSQLSKIKISLTQQLEDTKRLADEEGRERATLLGKFRNLEHDLDNLREQVEEEAEGKGDIQRQLSKANAEAQLWRSKYESEGVARAEELEEAKRKLQARLAEAEETIESLNQKCIALEKTKQRLSTEVEDLQLEVDRATSIANAAEKKQKAFDKIIGEWKLKVDDLAAELDASQKECRNYSTELFRLKGAYEEGQEQLEAVRRENKNLADEVKDLLDQIGEGGRNIHEIEKSRKRLEAEKDELQAALEEAEAALEQEENKVLRAQLELSQVRQEIDRRIQEKEEEFENTRKNHQRALDSMQASLEAEAKGKAEALRMKKKLEADINELEIALDHANKANAEAQKNIKRYQQQLKDIQSALEEEQRARDDAREQLGISERRANALQNELEESRTLLEQADRGRRQAEQELGDAHEQLNEVSAQNASIAAAKRKLESELQTLHSDLDELLNEAKNSEEKAKKAMVDAARLADELRAEQDHAQTQEKLRKALEQQIKELQVRLDEAETNALKGGKKAIQKLEQRVRELESELDSEQRRHADAQKNLRKSERRIKELTFQSEEDRKNHERMQDLVDKLQQKIKTYKRQIEEAEEIAALNLAKFRKAQQELEEAEERADIAEQAATKFRTKGRAGSVQRGASPAPQRQSALPGFGGFNLPTFDDHAF, translated from the exons GTATTCTTCCGTGCCGGTGTCCTCGGTCAAATGGAGGAATTCCGTGACGAGCGTCTGTCCAAGATCATGTCCTGGATGCAGTCCTGGTGCCGTGGTTACCTGTCCCGTAAGGAGTTCAAGAAGATGCAGGAACAACGCGTTGCCCTGGAGATTGTCCAGCGCAATCTGCGCAAGTACCTGAAACTGCGTACCTGGGCCTGGTGGAAACTGTGGCAGAAGGTCAAGCCGCTGCTTAATGTTTCCCGCGTTGAGGACCAGATTGCC AAACTGGAAGAGAAGGCCCAGAAGGCTCAGGAAGCTTTCGAGAAGGAAGAGAAGCTGCGCAAGGAGCTGGAATCTCTAAACAGCAAACTGCTGGCTGAGAAGACCGCCCTGCTCGATTCGCTGTCCGGTGAGAAGGGTGCCCTCCAGGAGTACCAGGAGAAATCCGCCAAGTTAACCGCCCAGAAGAACGACCTCGAGAACCAGCTGCGCGACACCCAGGAGCGCCTGGCACAGGAGGAAGATGCCCGCAACCAGCTGTTCCAGACCAAGAAGAAGTTGGAGCAGGAAATCGGTGGCCAGAAGAAGGATGCCGAAGATCTGGAACTGCAGATCCAAAAGATCGAGCAGGATAAGGCCTCCAAGGATCACCAGATCCGCAACTTGAACGATGAGATTGCCCACCAGGACGAACTCATCAACAAGTTGAACAAGGAGAAGAAGATGCAGGGTGAGGTCAATCAGAAAACTGCCGAAGAACTGCAGGCCGCCGAAGATAAGGTCAACCATCTGAACAAGGTGAAGGCCAAGCTCGAGCAAACTCTGGATGAACTGGAGGACTCTCTCGAGCGTGAGAAGAAACTGCGCGGTGATGTTGAGAAGGCCAAGCGCAAGGTTGAGGGTGACCTGAAACTAACCCAGGAAGCCGTCGCCGATCTGGAACGCAACAAGAAGGAACTTGAGCAGACCATCATGCGCAAGGACAAGGAAATCTCCGCCCTGTCCGCCAAGCTTGAAGACGAACAGTCCCTGGTCGGCAAACTGCAGAAACAGATCAAGGAACTGCAGGGTCGCATCGAAGAGCTGGAAGAGGAAGTCGAGGCTGAGCGTCAAGCTCGTGCTAAGGCTGAGAAGCAACGTGCCGATCTGGCCCGTGAACTCGAGGAATTGGGTGAGCGTCTTGAGGAAGCTGGCGGTGCTACTTCCGCTCAGATTGAACTGAACAAGAAGCGTGAAGCTGAACTCGCCAAACTACGCCGTGACTTGGAGGAGGCCAACATTCAGCATGAAGGCACTCTGGCCAACCTGCGCAAGAAGCATAACGATGCCGTCGCTGAGATGGCCGAACAGGTCGACCAGCTGAACAAACTGAAAACGAA AGCCGAAAAAGAGAGAGGTCAATACTTCGCTGAAATGAACGACTCCCGTCTCAGCTTAGATCATTTGGCCAATGAAAAG GCCGCCCAAGAGAAGATCGCCAAGCAGCTGCAGCACACCCTGAACGAAGTGCAGGGCAAGCTGGACGAAACCAACCGCACCCTGAACGACTTCGATGCCTCGAAGAAGAAGCTATCCATCGAGAACTCCGACCTGCTCCGCCAGCTGGAGGATGCCGAATCGCAGGTTTCGCAGCTCAGCAAGATCAAGATCTCGCTTACCCAACAGCTCGAGGATACCAAGCGTCTGGCTGATGAGGAAGGCCGTGAACGTGCCACCCTGCTCGGCAAGTTCCGCAATCTGGAGCACGACCTCGACAACCTACGCGAACAGGTTGAGGAGGAAGCTGAAGGCAAGGGAGACATCCAGCGTCAACTCAGCAAGGCCAACGCCGAAGCGCAGTTGTGGCGCAGCAAGTACGAATCGGAGGGTGTTGCCCGCGCCGAGGAACTGGAGGAAGCCAAGAGGAAACTGCAGGCACGCCTCGCCGAAGCCGAGGAGACTATTGAGTCGCTCAACCAGAAGTGCATTGCCCTGGAGAAGACCAAGCAGCGCCTGTCCACCGAAGTCGAAGATCTGCAGCTCGAGGTTGACCGTGCCACCTCGATTGCCAATGCTGCCGAGAAGAAGCAGAAGGCCTTCGACAAGATCATTGGAGAATGGAAACTCAAGGTCGACGATCTGGCCGCCGAGCTGGATGCTTCCCAGAAGGAATGCCGCAACTATTCCACCGAACTGTTCCGTCTCAAGGGTGCCTACGAGGAGGGCCAGGAGCAGCTTGAAGCCGTCCGTCGTGAGAACAAGAATCTGGCCGATGAAGTCAAGGATCTGCTGGACCAAATCGGAGAAGGTGGCCGCAACATTCACGAGATTGAGAAGTCTCGCAAGCGCCTGGAAGCCGAAAAGGACGAACTGCAGGCCGCTCTCGAGGAAGCTGAAGCCGCCCTGGAACAGGAGGAGAACAAGGTTCTGCGCGCTCAGCTCGAACTGTCTCAGGTCCGTCAAGAAATTGACAGACGTATCCAGGAGAAGGAAGAGGAATTCGAAAATACCCGCAAGAACCACCAGCGTGCCCTGGACTCCATGCAAGCCTCCCTCGAAGCCGAAGCCAAGGGTAAGGCTGAGGCCCTGCGCATGAAGAAGAAGTTGGAAGCTGACATTAACGAGCTTGAAATCGCTTTGGACCATGCCAACAAG GCTAACGCTGAGGCCCAGAAGAACATCAAGCGCTACCAGCAACAACTGAAGGACATCCAGAGCGCCCTGGAAGAAGAACAGCGTGCCCGCGATGATGCCCGTGAACAGCTCGGAATCTCCGAACGTCGTGCCAATGCCCTGCAGAACGAACTTGAGGAATCCCGCACCCTACTGGAACAAGCCGACCGTGGCCGTCGCCAGGCTGAACAGGAACTGGGTGATGCTCATGAGCAGTTGAACGAAGTTTCTGCCCAGAACGCTTCGATCGCCGCTGCCAAGAGGAAGCTCGAATCGGAACTGCAAACCCTGCATTCCGATCTGGATGAACTGTTGAACGAAGCCAAGAACTCCGAAGAGAAGGCCAAGAAGGCTATGGTTGATGCTGCCCGTCTGGCTGATGAACTCCGCGCCGAACAGGACCATGCCCAGACCCAGGAGAAACTCCGCAAGGCCCTTGAACAGCAAATCAAGGAACTGCAAGTCCGCCTGGACGAAGCCGAAACCAACGCTCTCAAGGGAGGCAAGAAGGCCATCCAGAAACTGGAACAGCGCGTCCGTGAGCTGGAATCCGAGCTGGACAGCGAGCAGAGAAGACATGCCGATGCCCAGAAGAACCTCCGCAAATCCGAACGTCGCATTAAGGAACTGACCTTCCAGTCGGAGGAAGACCGCAAGAACCACGAACGCATGCAGGACCTCGTCGACAAACTGCAGCAGAAGATCAAGACTTACAAGAGGCAGATCGAGGAAGCCGAAGAGATCGCCGCCCTGAATCTGGCCAAATTCCGCAAGGCTCAGCAAGAACTGGAGGAAGCCGAGGAACGTGCCGACATCGCCGAACAAGCTGCCACCAAATTCCGCACCAAGGGACGTGCCGGTTCGGTGCAGCGTGGTGCTAGCCCAGCA CCCCAGAGACAATCTGCCTTACCCGGATTCGGAGGTTTCAACCTTCCCACATTCGACGACCATGCTTTCTAA